One Paramisgurnus dabryanus chromosome 8, PD_genome_1.1, whole genome shotgun sequence DNA window includes the following coding sequences:
- the il10ra gene encoding interleukin-10 receptor subunit alpha, whose amino-acid sequence MDWTSWMSVLVVLIHSPLYVADNGKKINVTFDIWEGNVTVLWSPPDGAPLNALYQVSKAIYGQHDWHVVPECNMIKESTCNIGSLLDQDPIVVKVGLFQGNVSLAWSFARRVSLLKSKLLAPDFLLSSTTKTVKVKIFRKQFLEKLFASGPLYTVTLRLKGDDRILRQIEDDDEDGEVEFSSLQLFQEYCVSVTVEMISADMKNTSLQCCIYPSEDLSLVISMVTLGAVGTISVFMLAVCFFLKRPGKMPAVLKSAVNEWRPMNVGSVQVENVTDKGWLMTGSKMSGKSKTPEYTEEDKDRRDSTDSGVSVSEQHSDKVERTDAPGGNDDSGCGSLTGSEDGGRSLEELPCLDGRVTSSSCQSREDSGLGLVNRDVSDNLKGEDSGLLSEIVIAGDGYRSQSPSSDEHCEITVPCDIDSNTDGPSGGYRSGQVTCLCSDFETCMWCRTGKLLMTVCDSTSHEQTTADEHDRPSYLQKSHAQDANVLGLGDLTLQSDEDCCESSTLLISCPLFLQEGHNLQCRLETLPLTLGDVELTFT is encoded by the exons ATGGATTGGACCTCATGGATGTCTGTGCTGGTCGTGTTGATACACTCTCCGCTTTATGTAGCAG ATAACGGAAAAAAAATaaacgtgacgtttgacatatgGGAGGGAAATGTAACTGTGCTCTGGAGTCCCCCTGATGGAGCCCCTCTGAATGCCCTTTATCAAGTCAGCAAGGCTAT ATATGGACAACATGATTGGCATGTTGTGCCAGAGTGTAACATGATTAAAGAATCAACATGTAATATTGGAAGCCTTCTAGACCAAGATCCAATTGTAGTTAAGGTTGGACTGTTTCAAGGAAATGTCAGCTTAGCCTGGTCATTCGCAAGAAGAGTTAGTTTATTAAAAA GCAAATTGTTAGCTCCAGATTTCCTCCTGTCCTCCACCACGAAAACAGTGAAGGTGAAGATCTTCAGGAAGCAGTTTCTGGAAAAGCTTTTTGCCTCGGGCCCCCTTTACACCGTCACCCTGCGACTGAAAGGAGATGATCGG ATTTTAAGACAGATTGAAGACGATGATGAAGACGGTGAGGTGGAGTTCAGTTCATTACAGTTATTTCAGGAGTATTGTGTTAGTGTGACAGTGGAGATGATATCTGCCGATATGAAAAACACCTCATTACAGTGCTGCATATATCCATCAGAAG ATCTTTCACTGGTGATCTCTATGGTAACTCTCGGTGCAGTTGGAACCATCTCAGTCTTCATGTTGGCAGTCTGTTTCTTCCTGAAGCGTCCTGGTAAAATGCCTGCTGTTCTG AAATCCGCTGTGAATGAATGGCGTCCCATGAATGTAGGATCTGTCCAAGTGGAAAACGTCACTGACAAGGGTTGGCTCATGACCGGCAGCAAAATGTCAGGAAAGAGTAAAACACCTGAATACACTGAAGAAGATAAAGATAGGAGAGATAGTACAGACAGTGGCGTAAGCGTCAGCGAACAGCACTCGGATAAGGTCGAAAGAACGGATGCGCCTGGGGGAAATGACGACAGCGGCTGTGGAAGCCTAACTGGATCTGAAGATGGTGGAAGAAGCTTGGAAGAACTCCCTTGTCTGGACGGAAGAGTTACCAGTAGCAGTTGCCAAAGCAGAGAGGACAGCGGTTTGGGATTGGTGAACCGGGATGTTTCCGACAACCTTAAGGGGGAGGACAGTGGACTCCTTTCCGAGATAGTGATTGCTGGGGATGGATATCGGAGTCAGAGCCCCTCTAGTGATGAACACTGTGAGATAACCGTACCCTGTGATATAGACAGTAACACAGATGGCCCTAGCGGTGGCTATCGGTCTGGTCAGGTGACATGTTTGTGTTCAGACTTCGAAACTTGCATGTGGTGCAGAACTGGGAAGCTGCTAATGACTGTCTGTGATTCAACGTCTCATGAGCAAACCACGGCAGATGAACATGACAGACCAAGCTATCTGCAAAAATCTCATGCACAGGATGCAAATGTGTTAGGATTGGGGGATTTGACTCTTCAGTCGGATGAAGACTGCTGCGAATCGTCCACTCTTTTAATTTCCTGTCCCTTATTCCTTCAAGAAGGACACAATCTGCAGTGCCGGTTGGAAACTTTACCTCTTACATTAGGAGATGTGGAACTGACGTTCACGTGA